The Pseudomonas allokribbensis genome has a window encoding:
- a CDS encoding alpha/beta hydrolase, with the protein MMLRVLILSLTLFTGFVQATVLQRPVTLDTGSGELFGSLLLPKSDNPVPVVLILSGSGPTDRDGNNPDGGRNDSLKRLAWVLAKHNIASVRFDKRGVAASLAATPDERNLSVDAYVADAVAWGQKLKADPRFGPLILLGHSEGALIASLAAPKVDAAAVISLSGTARPIDQVLRRQLARSLPPPLMQRSNELLDSLKAGHTDDNVPAPLQPIFRPSVQPYLISLFRQDPSAAFAHLKMPALIVQGSNDIQVQVDDANLLKAAKPDATLALIEGMNHVMRIVPNDVKRQMASYKDPNLPLAAELGTRILEFIDGLRTR; encoded by the coding sequence ATGATGCTGCGAGTTTTGATCTTGAGCCTTACCCTGTTTACTGGCTTTGTCCAGGCGACCGTCCTGCAACGCCCGGTGACTTTGGACACCGGCAGCGGAGAACTTTTCGGCTCGCTGTTACTGCCAAAGTCTGACAATCCGGTGCCGGTTGTCCTCATTCTTTCTGGCTCGGGTCCTACGGATCGTGACGGAAACAACCCGGACGGCGGGCGCAACGACAGCCTCAAGCGACTGGCCTGGGTGCTGGCCAAGCACAACATCGCCAGCGTGCGTTTCGATAAGCGCGGGGTGGCCGCGAGCCTGGCCGCGACGCCGGATGAGCGCAATCTGTCGGTGGATGCCTACGTCGCGGACGCCGTGGCCTGGGGCCAGAAGCTCAAGGCTGATCCGCGTTTCGGCCCGTTGATCCTGTTGGGTCACAGCGAGGGCGCACTGATCGCCAGCCTGGCCGCACCGAAAGTCGACGCCGCTGCGGTCATTTCGCTGTCCGGCACGGCTCGGCCAATCGATCAGGTGTTGCGCCGGCAACTGGCCCGCAGTCTTCCGCCGCCACTGATGCAGCGCAGCAACGAGTTGCTCGACAGCCTCAAGGCCGGCCACACCGACGACAATGTCCCGGCACCCTTGCAGCCAATATTTCGCCCTAGCGTGCAGCCGTATCTGATTTCGTTGTTCCGTCAGGATCCGTCCGCAGCCTTCGCCCATCTGAAAATGCCGGCCTTGATCGTTCAGGGCAGCAACGACATTCAGGTTCAAGTCGATGACGCCAACCTGCTCAAGGCGGCAAAACCCGACGCGACACTGGCGTTGATCGAAGGCATGAACCACGTGATGCGCATCGTGCCCAACGACGTGAAGCGGCAAATGGCCTCTTACAAGGACCCGAATTTGCCGCTGGCGGCGGAATTGGGGACACGCATCCTCGAATTTATTGACGGACTTCGCACCCGTTAA
- the aroC gene encoding chorismate synthase produces the protein MSGNTYGKLFTVTTAGESHGPALVAIVDGCPPGLEISLEDLQRDLDRRKPGTSRHTTQRQEADEVEILSGVFEGRTTGCSIGLLIRNTDQKSKDYSAIKDLFRPAHADYTYHHKYGERDYRGGGRSSARETAMRVAAGAIAKKYLATQGIIIRGYMSQLGPIEIPFKTWESVEQNAFFSPDPDKVPELEAYMDQLRRDQDSVGAKITVVAEGVMPGLGEPIFDRLDAELAHALMSINAVKGVEIGAGFASVAQRGTEHRDEMTPEGFLSNNAGGILGGISSGQPIVAHLALKPTSSITTPGRSIDIHGNPAEVITKGRHDPCVGIRATPIAEAMMAIVLMDHLLRHRGQNADVRVSTPVLGQL, from the coding sequence ATGTCCGGCAATACCTACGGCAAGCTGTTCACTGTCACCACCGCGGGCGAAAGCCATGGTCCGGCGTTGGTCGCCATTGTCGACGGCTGCCCGCCGGGCCTGGAGATTTCCCTTGAGGACCTGCAACGCGACCTCGATCGCCGCAAGCCGGGCACCAGCCGCCACACCACCCAGCGTCAGGAGGCCGACGAAGTCGAAATCCTCTCCGGCGTGTTCGAGGGCCGCACCACCGGCTGCTCCATCGGCCTGCTGATCCGCAACACCGACCAGAAGTCCAAGGACTACTCGGCGATCAAGGATCTGTTCCGTCCGGCCCACGCCGACTACACCTACCACCACAAATACGGCGAGCGCGATTACCGCGGCGGCGGTCGCAGCTCGGCGCGGGAAACCGCGATGCGCGTGGCGGCCGGTGCGATTGCCAAAAAATACCTGGCGACGCAGGGCATCATCATTCGCGGCTACATGAGCCAGCTCGGCCCGATCGAAATCCCGTTCAAGACCTGGGAATCGGTCGAGCAGAACGCCTTCTTCAGCCCGGACCCGGACAAGGTTCCGGAACTGGAAGCCTACATGGACCAGCTGCGCCGCGATCAGGACTCGGTCGGGGCCAAGATCACCGTGGTTGCCGAAGGTGTGATGCCGGGTCTGGGCGAGCCGATCTTCGACCGTCTCGATGCCGAACTGGCCCACGCGCTGATGAGCATCAACGCGGTCAAAGGCGTGGAAATCGGCGCCGGTTTCGCTTCGGTGGCCCAGCGTGGCACCGAGCACCGCGATGAAATGACCCCGGAAGGTTTCCTCAGCAACAACGCCGGCGGCATTCTCGGCGGTATCTCTTCGGGTCAGCCGATCGTGGCGCACCTGGCCTTGAAGCCGACGTCGAGCATCACCACACCGGGCCGTTCGATCGACATTCATGGCAACCCAGCGGAAGTGATTACCAAGGGGCGTCACGATCCGTGCGTCGGCATCCGCGCCACGCCGATTGCCGAGGCGATGATGGCCATCGTGCTGATGGATCACCTGCTGCGTCACCGTGGTCAGAACGCCGACGTGCGTGTCAGCACGCCGGTCCTGGGTCAGCTCTGA
- a CDS encoding MFS transporter — MAALPYWRLSSFYLFYFALLGSTAPFLALYFDHLGFSAARIGELVAIPMLMRCVAPNIWGWLGDYTGKRLAIVRFGAVCTLVTFSLIFVSKTYAWLAMVMALHAFFWHAVLPQFEVITLAHLQGQTSRYSQIRLWGSIGFIITVVALGRLFEWLSLDIYPAALVLIMAGIVLSSLWVPNAQPPQGNRPTGEGFLKQLRNPGVLAFYGCVALMQMSHGPYYTFLTLHLERLGYSRGVIGMLWAVGVVAEVLMFMAMSRILARFSLRRVLMASFLLAALRWLLLGSFAEFLWVLLFAQVLHAATFGSFHAAAIQFVQRSFGARQQGQGQALYAALAGTGGALGALYSGYSWNALGATLTFSIASLAALAAAVIIATRMQEDRP, encoded by the coding sequence GTGGCGGCGCTCCCGTACTGGCGGCTGTCCAGTTTCTATCTGTTCTATTTCGCCTTGCTCGGCTCGACGGCGCCGTTTCTGGCGCTGTACTTCGATCACCTCGGATTCAGCGCGGCGCGCATCGGCGAGTTGGTGGCGATCCCGATGCTGATGCGCTGCGTGGCGCCGAACATCTGGGGCTGGCTCGGCGACTACACCGGCAAACGCCTGGCCATCGTGCGTTTTGGCGCGGTGTGCACATTGGTGACCTTCTCGTTGATTTTCGTCAGCAAGACCTACGCCTGGCTGGCGATGGTCATGGCGTTGCATGCGTTCTTCTGGCACGCGGTGTTGCCGCAGTTCGAAGTCATTACCCTCGCGCATCTGCAGGGCCAGACCTCCCGCTACAGCCAGATTCGGTTGTGGGGTTCCATCGGTTTCATCATCACCGTGGTGGCACTGGGGCGATTGTTCGAATGGCTCAGCCTCGACATCTACCCGGCGGCGCTGGTGCTGATCATGGCCGGCATCGTGCTCAGCAGTTTGTGGGTGCCGAACGCGCAACCGCCACAGGGCAATCGGCCGACGGGCGAAGGCTTTCTCAAGCAGTTGCGCAATCCAGGCGTGCTGGCGTTCTACGGTTGCGTGGCGCTGATGCAGATGAGCCACGGGCCGTATTACACGTTTCTGACCTTGCACCTCGAACGCCTGGGCTACAGCCGTGGCGTGATCGGCATGCTCTGGGCCGTTGGCGTGGTGGCGGAAGTGCTGATGTTCATGGCCATGAGCCGGATCCTCGCGCGTTTTTCCCTGCGTCGTGTGCTGATGGCGAGTTTTCTGCTGGCGGCACTGCGCTGGTTGCTGCTAGGTTCGTTCGCCGAATTCCTGTGGGTGCTGCTGTTTGCCCAGGTGCTGCACGCCGCGACGTTCGGCAGCTTTCATGCCGCTGCCATCCAGTTCGTGCAACGTAGTTTCGGCGCTCGTCAGCAAGGGCAGGGCCAGGCGTTGTACGCCGCACTGGCCGGAACCGGCGGTGCGCTGGGCGCGTTGTATTCCGGCTACAGCTGGAATGCCCTCGGCGCGACATTGACCTTTAGTATTGCCAGTCTCGCGGCGCTCGCTGCTGCCGTTATCATTGCCACACGTATGCAAGAGGACAGGCCATGA
- a CDS encoding methylthioribulose 1-phosphate dehydratase, with protein sequence MSLTREQLAQQIVDAGRFLYGRGWSPATSSNYSTRLSPSEALLTVSGKHKGQLGLDDVLATDLSGNSLEPGKKPSAETLLHTQLYSWRPEIGAVLHTHSVNATVLSRLTPEDFIEFEDYELQKAFSGISTHESRVRVPIFDNDQDIARLAAKVQPWLDAHPDCVGYLIRGHGLYTWGAQMSDALRQIEAFEFLFECELKTRSVMNRQG encoded by the coding sequence ATGAGCCTTACGCGTGAACAGCTTGCCCAGCAAATCGTCGACGCCGGGCGTTTTCTTTACGGTCGCGGCTGGTCGCCGGCCACCAGCAGCAACTACTCGACGCGCCTGTCGCCGAGCGAAGCGCTGCTGACCGTGTCCGGCAAGCACAAGGGCCAGTTGGGTCTGGACGACGTGCTTGCCACCGACTTGTCCGGCAACAGCCTGGAACCGGGGAAAAAACCGTCCGCCGAAACCCTGCTGCACACCCAGCTCTATAGCTGGCGCCCGGAGATCGGCGCGGTGCTGCACACCCACTCGGTGAACGCCACGGTGCTGTCGCGCCTGACGCCGGAAGATTTCATCGAGTTCGAAGACTACGAACTGCAAAAAGCCTTCAGCGGCATTTCGACTCACGAATCCCGGGTGCGCGTGCCGATCTTCGATAACGATCAGGACATTGCGCGCCTTGCCGCCAAGGTGCAGCCTTGGCTCGACGCCCATCCCGATTGCGTCGGTTATCTGATTCGCGGTCACGGCCTCTATACCTGGGGCGCGCAGATGAGCGACGCGTTGCGCCAGATCGAGGCCTTTGAATTTCTGTTTGAATGCGAGTTGAAGACCCGCAGCGTCATGAACCGCCAAGGCTGA
- a CDS encoding 1,2-dihydroxy-3-keto-5-methylthiopentene dioxygenase produces MSSLSVYHVSSPEIPNKVLTHFEDIASTLAEQGVRFDRWQAAAKIQPGASQEEVIGAYKEQIDKLMTERGYITVDVISLNSDHPQKAEFRAKFLEEHRHGEDEVRFFVAGRGLFTLHIDDYVYAVLCEKNDLISVPAGTKHWFDMGENPHFVAIRLFNNPEGWVANFTGEDIAGRFPRLED; encoded by the coding sequence ATGAGCAGCCTGTCCGTCTATCACGTTTCCAGCCCTGAAATTCCGAACAAGGTGCTGACCCATTTCGAAGACATCGCCTCGACCCTGGCCGAGCAGGGCGTGCGCTTCGACCGCTGGCAAGCCGCCGCGAAGATTCAGCCCGGTGCCAGCCAGGAAGAAGTGATCGGCGCCTACAAAGAGCAGATCGACAAGCTGATGACCGAGCGTGGTTACATCACCGTCGATGTGATCAGCCTCAACAGCGATCACCCGCAAAAAGCCGAATTCCGCGCCAAGTTCCTCGAAGAACATCGCCATGGCGAAGACGAAGTACGCTTTTTCGTCGCCGGCCGTGGCCTGTTTACGCTGCACATCGACGATTACGTTTACGCCGTGCTGTGCGAGAAGAACGACCTGATTTCGGTACCGGCCGGCACCAAACACTGGTTCGACATGGGCGAGAACCCGCATTTCGTGGCGATCCGCCTGTTCAACAACCCTGAAGGCTGGGTTGCCAACTTCACCGGCGAAGACATTGCCGGCCGCTTCCCGCGCCTGGAGGACTGA
- the mtnC gene encoding acireductone synthase, translating into MSIKVILTDIEGTTSAVSFVFDVLFPYAAKHLPDFVRQNATRADVAEQLDAVRRDSNESQADVERVVEILLAWIAEDRKATPLKALQGMVWEQGYQAGQLKGHVYPDAVEALQRWHQAGYQLFVYSSGSIQAQKLIFGCSEAGDLTPLFSGYFDTTSGPKREAQSYSNIQQAIGVEPQEILFLSDIVQELDAAQAAGLQTCGLAREGGELEGHVTVDSFTGIEPEAF; encoded by the coding sequence ATGTCGATCAAGGTCATTCTCACCGACATCGAAGGCACCACTAGCGCGGTGAGTTTTGTGTTCGACGTGCTGTTCCCGTATGCCGCCAAACACCTGCCGGACTTCGTTCGCCAGAACGCCACCCGCGCCGATGTCGCCGAGCAACTGGACGCCGTGCGCCGTGACAGCAACGAATCGCAGGCCGACGTTGAACGGGTCGTGGAAATTCTGCTGGCCTGGATCGCCGAAGACCGCAAAGCCACGCCGCTGAAAGCATTACAAGGCATGGTCTGGGAGCAGGGTTATCAGGCCGGGCAGTTGAAGGGGCATGTTTACCCGGACGCCGTCGAAGCGCTCCAGCGCTGGCATCAGGCCGGGTATCAACTGTTTGTTTATTCGTCTGGTTCGATTCAGGCCCAGAAGCTGATTTTCGGCTGCTCGGAAGCGGGGGATCTGACACCGCTGTTCAGCGGCTATTTCGACACCACGTCGGGCCCGAAGCGCGAAGCGCAGTCGTACAGCAATATTCAGCAGGCCATCGGGGTCGAACCGCAGGAAATCCTGTTCCTGTCCGACATCGTGCAGGAACTCGACGCCGCCCAGGCCGCCGGCCTGCAAACCTGCGGCCTGGCCCGTGAGGGTGGAGAGCTGGAAGGCCATGTGACCGTCGACAGCTTTACCGGGATCGAACCGGAAGCGTTCTGA
- a CDS encoding DUF3509 domain-containing protein → MSLIQEKFTSLFSNFNVTTQPRPDGGILLTLKSADGKVFKRALTYQQLHAGDQLSWAISAIRRDLAEQASELPQIGMLQSQQRFALPTYHSM, encoded by the coding sequence ATGAGCCTGATCCAAGAAAAATTTACCTCCCTGTTCTCCAACTTCAACGTCACCACCCAACCGCGTCCCGATGGCGGGATCCTGCTGACGCTGAAGAGTGCCGACGGCAAAGTGTTCAAACGTGCGCTCACTTATCAGCAACTGCATGCCGGCGACCAATTGTCGTGGGCGATCAGCGCGATCCGTCGTGACCTGGCCGAACAAGCCAGCGAGCTGCCGCAAATCGGCATGCTGCAAAGTCAGCAGCGTTTTGCCCTGCCGACCTATCACTCGATGTAA
- a CDS encoding long-chain-acyl-CoA synthetase — translation MSHAPSDTITWSMMLRKLPMIAKAIPRVVKGMKVANVKDPTQTCGLGWTFEQATLRNPEGPALLSGEVVLSYSQVNQWANRIAHYLIGQGIGKGDVVAVFIENRPELLVTILALAKVGAVSALLNTSQTRDTLIHSINLVAPVAIVVGEELLPAFTAVREQVTIAPARTWFVADQDTFSHPGIAPEGYTNLISASADAPSDNPASSRQIFFDDPCFYIYTSGTTGLPKAGVFKHGRWMRSSASFGMIALDMRPDDIVYCTLPLYHATGLCVCWGSAVNGASGFAIRRKFSARQFWSDVRRYRATTIGYVGELCRYLVDQPVSSDDSRHDVRKMIGNGLRPGAWAEFKTRFAVDHICELYAASDGNIGFTNILNFDNTIGFSLMAWELVAYDQDSGEPIRGADGFMRKVDRGERGLLLARIDDKAPLDGYTDPQKTAKVVLQDVFTKGDRFFNTGDLLRNIGFGHAQFVDRLGDTYRWKGENVSTTEVENLLLQHPHISEAVAYGVEIPNTNGRAGMAAITPAESLATLDFTELLAFARQRMPAYAVPLFLRVKVKMETTGTFKYQKTRLKNEGFDPGQTGDDPIYAWLPGTETYVQVTDEILADIRAGKFRY, via the coding sequence ATGAGCCACGCGCCTAGCGACACGATTACCTGGAGCATGATGCTCCGCAAACTGCCGATGATTGCCAAAGCCATCCCTCGGGTGGTGAAAGGCATGAAGGTGGCCAACGTCAAGGATCCGACCCAAACCTGTGGCCTGGGCTGGACTTTCGAGCAAGCGACCCTGCGCAATCCTGAGGGCCCCGCGCTGCTGTCGGGTGAGGTGGTGCTGAGTTATTCACAGGTCAACCAGTGGGCCAACCGCATTGCCCACTACCTGATCGGGCAGGGCATCGGCAAAGGCGATGTGGTGGCGGTGTTCATCGAAAACCGCCCGGAACTGCTGGTGACGATTCTGGCGCTGGCCAAGGTCGGCGCCGTCAGCGCACTGCTCAACACTTCGCAGACCCGCGATACGCTGATTCACAGCATCAATCTGGTGGCGCCGGTGGCGATTGTCGTCGGTGAGGAATTGCTGCCAGCCTTCACAGCGGTGCGCGAGCAAGTGACGATTGCGCCGGCCCGCACCTGGTTCGTGGCAGATCAGGACACCTTCAGCCACCCGGGCATCGCCCCGGAGGGTTACACCAATCTGATCAGCGCCAGCGCCGATGCGCCAAGCGACAACCCGGCCAGCAGCCGGCAGATTTTTTTCGATGACCCGTGCTTCTACATCTACACCTCAGGCACCACCGGTTTGCCCAAGGCCGGCGTGTTCAAGCACGGACGCTGGATGCGCAGCTCGGCGAGCTTCGGCATGATCGCCCTCGACATGCGCCCGGACGATATCGTCTATTGCACCTTGCCGCTGTACCACGCCACCGGCCTTTGCGTGTGCTGGGGATCGGCGGTCAATGGCGCCTCGGGCTTCGCGATTCGCCGCAAGTTCAGCGCCCGGCAGTTCTGGAGCGATGTGCGCCGCTACCGCGCAACCACCATCGGCTACGTCGGCGAGTTGTGCCGTTATCTGGTGGATCAGCCGGTCAGCAGCGATGACAGCCGCCATGACGTGCGCAAGATGATCGGCAACGGTTTGCGGCCCGGTGCCTGGGCCGAGTTCAAGACCCGGTTTGCGGTGGATCACATCTGCGAACTGTACGCGGCGAGCGACGGCAATATCGGCTTCACCAACATCCTCAATTTCGACAACACCATCGGATTCTCGCTGATGGCCTGGGAACTGGTCGCCTACGATCAGGACAGCGGCGAACCGATTCGTGGTGCTGACGGGTTCATGCGCAAGGTCGACCGGGGCGAGCGCGGCCTGTTGCTGGCGCGGATCGACGACAAGGCGCCGCTGGATGGCTACACCGATCCGCAGAAAACCGCGAAAGTCGTGCTGCAGGACGTATTCACCAAGGGCGACCGCTTCTTCAACACCGGCGATCTGCTGCGCAACATCGGTTTCGGTCATGCGCAGTTTGTCGATCGCCTCGGCGACACCTACCGCTGGAAGGGCGAAAACGTCTCGACCACCGAGGTCGAGAACCTGTTGCTCCAGCATCCGCACATTTCCGAAGCCGTGGCCTATGGCGTGGAAATTCCCAACACCAACGGTCGCGCCGGCATGGCGGCGATCACGCCGGCCGAGTCTCTGGCGACGCTGGACTTCACCGAGCTGCTGGCCTTCGCCCGCCAGCGCATGCCGGCCTATGCGGTGCCGTTGTTCCTGCGGGTCAAAGTGAAAATGGAAACCACCGGCACCTTCAAATACCAGAAGACGCGCCTGAAAAACGAAGGCTTCGACCCCGGCCAGACAGGTGATGACCCGATCTATGCCTGGCTGCCGGGTACTGAAACCTACGTGCAGGTCACGGATGAAATCCTGGCGGACATCCGCGCCGGCAAGTTCCGTTATTGA
- a CDS encoding ankyrin repeat domain-containing protein, which yields MSDQSRQMTPEEAAEFTEQVFNKARDGDAAMLDRLITAGLPVNLTNSKGDTLLMLASYYGHVDAVQVLLKHKADPEQRNGNGQSPIAGAAFKGDLAVVKALVAGGAQIEGASFDGRTALMMAAMFNRVEIVEFLIDQGADPKAKDANGITALDAARTMGAVDTTAQLEKLLG from the coding sequence ATGTCCGACCAAAGCCGCCAGATGACCCCCGAAGAAGCTGCCGAATTCACCGAGCAGGTATTCAACAAGGCGCGCGACGGCGATGCGGCGATGCTGGATCGCCTGATCACGGCCGGTCTGCCGGTCAACCTGACCAATAGCAAGGGCGATACCTTGCTGATGCTCGCCAGTTACTACGGTCACGTAGATGCGGTGCAAGTGCTGCTCAAGCACAAGGCCGACCCGGAACAACGCAACGGCAATGGCCAGAGCCCGATTGCCGGCGCGGCATTCAAGGGTGACCTGGCCGTGGTCAAGGCATTGGTGGCCGGTGGGGCGCAGATTGAAGGCGCTTCCTTCGACGGCCGCACGGCGCTGATGATGGCGGCAATGTTCAACCGGGTTGAAATCGTCGAGTTCCTGATCGACCAGGGCGCCGACCCGAAAGCCAAGGACGCCAACGGCATCACCGCGCTGGACGCGGCCCGCACCATGGGCGCTGTGGACACCACCGCGCAGCTGGAAAAACTGCTGGGCTGA
- a CDS encoding PLDc N-terminal domain-containing protein, translated as MGSTFNGLIGLIILALDIWAIINVLKSGAETGMKILWVLLIIFLPVLGLIIWAIAGPRGNVRI; from the coding sequence ATGGGTTCCACGTTCAACGGCCTGATCGGCCTGATCATTCTTGCCCTCGACATCTGGGCGATCATCAACGTGCTGAAAAGCGGCGCCGAGACCGGGATGAAAATCCTCTGGGTGCTGTTGATCATCTTCCTGCCGGTGCTGGGCCTGATCATCTGGGCGATTGCCGGGCCGCGGGGCAATGTGCGGATCTGA